The window GCCACGATCTGCTCAAGGGACCTCCTGTCGACAGGTGAGCTCATAAGCTCGCGCAGGCCTTCACGAAAGTGGAGATCGCCGTTGAGGAAGACGAAGGTATTCTTCCTGACCTCGTACGCCGCCATGACCATCCGGGAGCCGGAATTGTCGAAGTTCGTCAGGAAGCCCACGTTGACCCGCGCCTCTTCAACCTTCCTGAGGACGGACTCGCCTTCCGGGCGGAGCTCTTCCACCTTCACCCCTGATGACCTCAGGCGGAATATGGTCTTGCGAATGAGTTTGCGGATCTCCTTGTCGGTCTCCTGGAGATAGATGGCATTGAGAAGAACGCCGGTCTCCTCGCTCCTTTGGTCGCCGAGGCCTTTGAGCAGGGAGAGCTTCTCGTCGCCCGCAAGGGTGAAGTAATACTCCACCTTCTTTTCAAGGTCCTGGGCGCTGTCGATCACCCGTATCAACTCATTCATGACATGCTCTACCCCGCTTCCCGGAGATGTTCCCTTCTTACCGCTTGACGGAGAACCCTGCCTTCTCGATCGCCGCTTCCAGGTCCTTTGGGCTCGCCTTGCCCTCATCATATCTGACAACGGCGCTTCCGATCTCCACATCGCTCGACTCAACCCCGGCGACGGCGCCGAGGGCTTTTCTGACTGCCATAACGCAGTGCTGGCAACTCATGCCGTCTATCGTGAGCTTCGCCTCAGCCATAGCGACCTCCTTTTTTTCATCCATTATAGCATAAAAGACATCGTTGGAACCGTTGGAATCGTTTGAACGAGAGAAGAACCAGACCTATGAACCTTGCCGTCGCTCTCCGTCTGCATTTTTCCGTGCAAACGGTTCCAACGGTTTCTTTCATTCCTCTTCCAACTCGTTCGTCAGCCGGGCGATCACGAGACAGTGGTTCGATATGTGTTCCAGATTGACGAGGACATCCACATATATGGGCCCAGCTTCGGCGAGGCAGAGTTTTCTGTAGAACCGTTCGAGATGGTCGCCTGTGGCCTTCTTGATCTTTATGTCTATCCTGTGTTCCCGCTCGATGACGACGCGCACCAGTGCGATATCCTTCTTCTCGACAAGTCGACCGGCGTCTGCGAGGTTGTCGAGGACGAGGGTGCCTATGCTGCGAAGTTCCTCGTTTGCGGCTGGAGTGAAATGGGCCCTTCGCTTGAACTTCTGTTCCGCCAGTTCACCGAGGTTAACGGAGCGGTCTCCCATGCGCTCTATGTCATAGGCAAAGGAGGAGAAGGCGAAGAGTTTCTTCGTGAGGGGCTGTGAAAGGGCGCCGCAGGAGATGCCCCAGAGATACGTCGTAATCTCGGCCTGGAGGTTGTCCATCACGAGTTCCATGTACATGACGTTGCGGCGCTTGTTCCTGCTGTAGGAGATGAAAAGCTCCAGGGATTGGAGGAGCATGCGCTGCGCCAGGGCGATCTGCCGTTTCAACTCGTTCCTGACACAGGCAAGGGCCATGTCGGGGCTGCCGAGATGTCGTGTGTTCAGGTATTCCGGCCACATGGGAATGACGGCGTGTTCCCCGGGAAGGACCCTGCGGATGACATTCGAAAAAGGGGTGAGGAAGAACATAAAGACGACGACGATGACAATATTGAAAAGAAAATGGCAGAATGCAATCTGCTGGGCAATGCTCGATGACATTACCTTTAACACCTCGATGAAGGGCGACAGGCACACCATGCACACGAGGGCGCCGGAACACTTGAAGATAAGGTGAGCGAGCGCGGTCCTCCTGCCGTTGACATCGCTGGCGACGCTGCCGATGAGGGCCGTCGCCGTGGTTCCAATGTTGGCGCCGATGACTATGGGGACGGCGTTATCCACGGACATGAGTCCCTGCATGCCGAGCATGACGAGCATGCTGATGGGGATGGCAGACGCCTGGACGATTCCCGTGAAGACGAGACCTATAAGGAGACCCATCAGGGGATTCTGCGTTGAAAGGAAATAGCGCGCAAAGACCGGGCTGTTCTTGAGCGGGGTGGCCGCGTCGCCGATGAGGCTCAGGCCGTAGAATATGGTGCCGAAATAGAGAAGGGCCTCGCCGACGATCTTGAGGCGGTCCCTGCCGAGAAAGTAAAGGACGATCCCGCCGAAGAGAAAGAGAGGAGCGATATCCGTCACTTTCCAGACGACTAGCTGTATGGTGAGCGTCGTCCCGATATCGGCACCGAGGATGATGCCCAGTGAATGATAGAAGCTCACGAGGCCGGCGCTGACAAGCCCCATGGTGAGCAGCGTTGTCGCCGAGCTGCTTTGAAAGAAGATCGTGGTCACGAGTCCCGCGATGAGCCCGTAGAAGGGCTTCCTGACAGAGAAACGGATATACTCCCGTATCCGGGAACTGAACACCCGCTGCATCTGCTCGCTGAGCTTCAACATGCCCAGGAGGAAAAGAGCGACGCCTGCCAGGAAGAGGAAGATGTGGTGGACCATCCCCTGTCAGGATATCTTGCTGCCGTTCGGTATGGCCTTGTCGAGGATCAGGAGGACGACCGAGGATTTGTCTTCGTTGGAAGCTGCGAGCAGCATGCCATGGGACATGATGCCCCGGAGCTTTCTGGGCTCGAGGTTGGCCACGACGGCGATCTTCTTTCCGATGAGCTCTTCCTTCGCGTAGTATTGCTTGATGCCGGCGACGATGAGGCGTTCTTCACCCATGTCGACGGTCAGCTTGTAGAGCTTGTCCGCCCCCTCGATATCCTCACAGGCCTTTATCTCGGCCACCCTCAGGTCGATCTTGATGAAATCGTCAAACGTGATGTTATCCATGGCTGCTCCTTGGGTTCGATGACGCCGGTCTTGGTCCCGGCGGTCAGAGTATTCACGGCACGGCGGCCGTGACCGTGTTCGTAAGTATCCCTATGCCCTCTATCTCCACCTCGACGGTGTCACCGGGGAGAAGAGAGCCCACTCCGGGGGGAGTCCCGGTAATGATGACGTCGCCGGGGAGCAGGGTCATGATCCCCGAGATGAAAGACACCAGATCGTAGACGTCGAAGACCATGTTGGCAGTCGTCGACCGCTGCTTCACCTCACCGTTGACACGCGTCATGATCTCAAGGGTGGTCGGGTCTATATCGCTCGCAACCCGGGGTCCCAGGGGACAGAAGGTGTCGAAGGACTTGGCACGTGTCCACTGGCCGTCCAGCCGCTGCAGGTCCCGTGCGGTCACGTCGTTGGCGCATGTGTATCCGGCGATGAAATCACCGGCTTCGCCGACGGGAACGTTCCGTGCCCGTTTGCCCATGACGATGCCGAGCTCTCCTTCGTAGTGGAGTTCCTGTGTCTGCGCGGGGAAGACGATGGGATCTCCGTCGCCGATAACGGACGTGGACGGTTTCATGAAGATGAGCGGATAGCCGGGAAGGTCCATCTTCAACTCCCTGGCATGGTCCCTGTAATTGAGCCCCACGGCGACGATCTTCGAAGGATTGAAGCTTACACCCATGATGCCTCCCGGAAAGTGTTCGTGCTGTTCTATTTTACGCTTTCCCGATGTTCGGCTTCAAGTCATTTCCTTTGTTGACAAACGTCTGCG is drawn from Syntrophorhabdus sp. and contains these coding sequences:
- a CDS encoding heavy-metal-associated domain-containing protein; translation: MAEAKLTIDGMSCQHCVMAVRKALGAVAGVESSDVEIGSAVVRYDEGKASPKDLEAAIEKAGFSVKR
- a CDS encoding Na/Pi cotransporter family protein, translated to MVHHIFLFLAGVALFLLGMLKLSEQMQRVFSSRIREYIRFSVRKPFYGLIAGLVTTIFFQSSSATTLLTMGLVSAGLVSFYHSLGIILGADIGTTLTIQLVVWKVTDIAPLFLFGGIVLYFLGRDRLKIVGEALLYFGTIFYGLSLIGDAATPLKNSPVFARYFLSTQNPLMGLLIGLVFTGIVQASAIPISMLVMLGMQGLMSVDNAVPIVIGANIGTTATALIGSVASDVNGRRTALAHLIFKCSGALVCMVCLSPFIEVLKVMSSSIAQQIAFCHFLFNIVIVVVFMFFLTPFSNVIRRVLPGEHAVIPMWPEYLNTRHLGSPDMALACVRNELKRQIALAQRMLLQSLELFISYSRNKRRNVMYMELVMDNLQAEITTYLWGISCGALSQPLTKKLFAFSSFAYDIERMGDRSVNLGELAEQKFKRRAHFTPAANEELRSIGTLVLDNLADAGRLVEKKDIALVRVVIEREHRIDIKIKKATGDHLERFYRKLCLAEAGPIYVDVLVNLEHISNHCLVIARLTNELEEE
- the metG gene encoding methionine--tRNA ligase subunit beta → MDNITFDDFIKIDLRVAEIKACEDIEGADKLYKLTVDMGEERLIVAGIKQYYAKEELIGKKIAVVANLEPRKLRGIMSHGMLLAASNEDKSSVVLLILDKAIPNGSKIS
- a CDS encoding fumarylacetoacetate hydrolase family protein; the protein is MGVSFNPSKIVAVGLNYRDHARELKMDLPGYPLIFMKPSTSVIGDGDPIVFPAQTQELHYEGELGIVMGKRARNVPVGEAGDFIAGYTCANDVTARDLQRLDGQWTRAKSFDTFCPLGPRVASDIDPTTLEIMTRVNGEVKQRSTTANMVFDVYDLVSFISGIMTLLPGDVIITGTPPGVGSLLPGDTVEVEIEGIGILTNTVTAAVP